The following DNA comes from Mesorhizobium sp. B2-1-8.
ACCGACCGGTCCTGCATGTTGTTTCCGCTCCCGACCACGACAGTGGCGGGGTGTTGTTGATCGACTCGTCGCCCACCATCAGGGCAGGTTCGATGAATCCTCCCGTGGGAGGTCTTCTGAAACGAATTCTGGATTTGATCATAGCAGTCACGGCGCTTGTCATGGCAGCGCCGGTAATGATTGCTGTTGCCCTGCTCATCAGGACCACGACAGGGGGCTCGGCGGTGTTCCCGCACAGCCGGATCGGCTTCGGCGGAAGACCGTTCAACTGCTATAAGTTCCGTTCGATGGTCGGCAATTCGGAAGCCGTTTTGAAAGCCTGCCTCGAATCCAATCCCGACATCAAAATGGAGTGGGAAAAGACCCACAAGATCAGGAACGACCCGCGCGTGACGTTCCTCGGGCGAATGCTCCGAAGGTCAAGCCTCGATGAACTCCCCCAACTCTACAACATTATCCGCGGCGACATGAGTTGCGTGGGGCCGAGGCCCGTCGTGAAGGAAGAACTCGAGCTTTACGGCGACCACGTGGCGGACTATCTCCGCGCCAGGCCGGGACTGACCGGTCTTTGGCAGGTGAGCGGAAGAAGCAGCGTGGACTATGCCACGCGCGTGGCGCTGGACAGCCAGTATGTTCGGAACTGGTCTGTCTGGTCCGACATCGTGATCCTGTTCAGGACCGTCTTCGCGGTGATGCGCTTCGACAGGACCTCCTAACGTCCTCACGCGTCACTCTGTGGTTCGCCTCCAGCGGACGGACAGAAACACGCCGATGATGTA
Coding sequences within:
- a CDS encoding sugar transferase translates to MIVMTNAFEKQSHLAPPIWDQPSVPVAVDNRPVLHVVSAPDHDSGGVLLIDSSPTIRAGSMNPPVGGLLKRILDLIIAVTALVMAAPVMIAVALLIRTTTGGSAVFPHSRIGFGGRPFNCYKFRSMVGNSEAVLKACLESNPDIKMEWEKTHKIRNDPRVTFLGRMLRRSSLDELPQLYNIIRGDMSCVGPRPVVKEELELYGDHVADYLRARPGLTGLWQVSGRSSVDYATRVALDSQYVRNWSVWSDIVILFRTVFAVMRFDRTS